A window from Tenacibaculum singaporense encodes these proteins:
- a CDS encoding RNA polymerase sigma factor, which produces MNQSDFLKVVLPFKDKVFRLAKRLLVSTEEAEDATQELYFKLWRNREKLSNYKNVEAFAMTMTKNYCYDRLKSKQASNLTLVHSNYKEKDTPLEKRVEHNDSVNRVHELIEKLPEQQKIIIQLRDIEQYDFDEICKMVDMKPTAVRVALSRARKAIRQELIKQHNYGVS; this is translated from the coding sequence ATGAACCAATCGGACTTTTTAAAAGTTGTATTACCATTTAAAGACAAAGTCTTTCGTTTAGCGAAGAGATTATTGGTTTCTACTGAAGAAGCTGAGGACGCTACACAAGAGTTGTACTTTAAATTGTGGAGAAATAGAGAGAAGCTCTCTAATTATAAAAATGTAGAGGCATTTGCAATGACTATGACAAAGAATTACTGTTATGACAGATTAAAGTCTAAACAAGCAAGTAATTTAACATTGGTTCATAGTAATTATAAAGAGAAAGACACTCCTCTAGAAAAGAGAGTAGAACATAACGACAGTGTAAACCGAGTACATGAGCTTATAGAGAAGTTACCAGAGCAGCAAAAAATAATCATACAATTAAGAGATATTGAACAATATGATTTTGATGAAATATGTAAAATGGTCGATATGAAACCGACAGCTGTAAGAGTAGCATTATCAAGAGCTAGAAAAGCAATAAGACAAGAATTAATAAAACAACACAACTATGGAGTTAGCTAA
- a CDS encoding M1 family metallopeptidase codes for MKFNKLLVFIAVFFTASLFSQSTKVYRAERDKVHNLVHTKLKVDFNFQEKEMNGEEWVTLTPHFYETDKVTLDAKAMVIYKVTMNNQPLEYNYDDYELIINLPRAYKRNEEFTLYIKYTARPERVKQKGSAAITSAKGLYFINPTGFDKNKPTQIWTQGETEASSCWFPTIDAPNQKTSQEIYITVPKKYVTLSNGKLEKQTTNADGTRTDYWNFTQKHAPYLFFMGVGEYEVIKDKYKDIPVDYYVEKEYAPYAKDIFGNTPEMLAFFSKITGIEYPWNKYAQIVGRDYVSGAMENTTAVIHGERAYQTPGQLIDENVQENTIAHEAFHHWFGDLVTTESWSNLTVNESFANYSEYLWLEHKYGKDEADAHLFEDIEGYKSGQNFDKHLVRFYYDDKEDMFDAVSYNKGGAILHMLRNYLDDEAFYEGLNTYLTDNKYGTGEAHQLRLAFEKVSGKDLNWFFNQWYFNSGHPKLSISYDFNKLRKTVTVNIIQSQLNEFKFPFAIDVFEGSKRTRHNVFVEGRDASFTFPFTNHPDLIQVNADGVLLCDINENKVLSDYIHQLKYAQNYVHKREALLEVAKHQDDKKAFNAVADALNNDFYKIRILALENINLINKYSKKNVIDQIMKIAQNDPKTLVQAAAIETLGKLTDPALKPVFEKGLESKSYSVLGKSLVGMYYIDKQLAIQKSKTLPLAVKKIIATPLTRIYLEENDDEELSFIASNVMSGMFLSPNKKIQSLYKKAFDKIGKSNNTEAIQNLSDDIVAKGLQYKQYNFDQVGVNLLRQMAQMQKTSKPSNKEKHLKVIQIAMAKLLE; via the coding sequence ATGAAATTTAACAAACTCCTTGTTTTTATCGCTGTTTTCTTTACAGCAAGCTTATTTTCCCAATCAACTAAAGTATATAGAGCTGAAAGAGATAAAGTTCATAATTTAGTTCATACGAAGTTAAAAGTAGATTTTAACTTTCAAGAAAAAGAAATGAATGGGGAAGAATGGGTAACCTTAACACCTCATTTTTATGAAACGGATAAGGTTACGTTAGATGCTAAAGCAATGGTTATTTATAAAGTAACAATGAATAATCAGCCATTAGAGTATAATTATGACGACTATGAGTTAATTATCAACTTACCTCGTGCCTATAAGCGAAACGAAGAGTTTACATTATATATTAAGTATACGGCGCGACCAGAAAGGGTAAAACAAAAAGGAAGTGCTGCTATTACATCAGCAAAAGGGTTGTACTTTATCAATCCAACAGGTTTTGATAAAAACAAACCAACTCAAATTTGGACTCAAGGCGAAACAGAAGCAAGTAGTTGTTGGTTTCCAACAATAGATGCTCCAAACCAAAAGACATCACAAGAAATTTATATTACTGTTCCGAAAAAGTATGTAACGCTTTCTAACGGGAAATTAGAAAAGCAAACTACCAATGCTGATGGAACTCGTACCGATTATTGGAATTTTACTCAAAAGCATGCCCCATATCTGTTTTTTATGGGAGTAGGAGAGTACGAGGTTATTAAAGATAAATACAAAGATATTCCTGTAGATTATTATGTAGAGAAGGAGTATGCTCCGTATGCAAAAGATATTTTTGGAAATACACCTGAAATGTTAGCGTTCTTTTCAAAAATTACAGGAATAGAATATCCATGGAATAAATATGCGCAAATTGTAGGGCGCGATTATGTAAGTGGTGCAATGGAGAATACCACAGCAGTAATTCACGGGGAAAGAGCGTATCAAACACCAGGGCAATTAATTGATGAAAACGTACAAGAAAACACAATTGCACACGAAGCTTTTCATCATTGGTTTGGTGATTTAGTAACTACTGAAAGTTGGAGTAACTTAACTGTAAACGAGAGTTTTGCTAATTATAGTGAGTATTTATGGTTAGAACATAAATATGGAAAAGATGAGGCAGACGCGCATTTGTTTGAAGATATTGAAGGTTATAAAAGCGGACAAAACTTTGATAAACATTTAGTTCGTTTTTATTACGATGATAAAGAGGATATGTTTGATGCAGTTAGCTATAACAAAGGAGGGGCTATTTTGCACATGTTACGTAACTATTTAGATGACGAAGCTTTTTACGAAGGATTAAATACGTATTTAACAGATAATAAGTATGGAACAGGAGAAGCACATCAATTACGTTTAGCATTTGAAAAAGTAAGTGGAAAAGACTTAAACTGGTTTTTCAATCAATGGTATTTTAACAGCGGACACCCGAAGTTATCTATTTCTTATGACTTTAATAAACTAAGAAAAACAGTAACCGTAAATATTATTCAATCTCAACTTAATGAATTTAAATTTCCGTTTGCTATTGATGTTTTTGAAGGAAGTAAAAGAACAAGACATAACGTGTTTGTTGAAGGAAGAGATGCGTCATTTACATTTCCTTTTACAAACCATCCAGATTTAATTCAAGTAAATGCAGACGGGGTATTGTTGTGCGATATTAACGAAAATAAAGTATTGAGCGATTATATTCATCAATTAAAATATGCTCAAAACTACGTGCATAAAAGAGAAGCTTTGTTAGAAGTAGCAAAACATCAAGATGATAAAAAAGCGTTTAATGCCGTTGCAGACGCTCTGAATAACGATTTTTATAAGATTAGGATTTTAGCCTTGGAGAACATTAATTTAATCAATAAATATTCAAAAAAGAATGTGATTGATCAAATTATGAAAATCGCTCAAAACGATCCAAAAACGTTGGTACAAGCAGCGGCAATTGAAACGTTAGGAAAGTTAACAGATCCAGCATTAAAACCGGTGTTTGAAAAAGGGTTAGAAAGTAAATCATATTCTGTGTTAGGAAAGTCGTTGGTAGGAATGTATTATATCGATAAGCAGTTAGCTATTCAAAAATCAAAAACGTTGCCTTTAGCCGTTAAAAAGATTATTGCAACACCATTAACACGTATTTATTTAGAAGAAAATGATGATGAAGAGTTAAGTTTTATTGCAAGTAACGTAATGTCTGGAATGTTTTTAAGTCCGAACAAGAAAATTCAGTCATTGTATAAAAAAGCATTCGATAAGATTGGAAAAAGTAATAATACAGAGGCTATTCAAAATTTATCAGACGATATTGTAGCTAAAGGACTTCAATACAAACAATATAATTTTGATCAGGTAGGAGTTAACTTGTTGCGTCAAATGGCACAAATGCAAAAAACAAGTAAGCCATCAAATAAAGAAAAGCATCTTAAAGTTATTCAAATAGCTATGGCGAAGCTGCTTGAATAA
- a CDS encoding DUF4252 domain-containing protein, whose product MKKVILLFAFVFIANVSFGQSMFDKLEDLDEVSSVVVNKDAFEILSKFKVESEDNEAMEVFKMIQDLQELKVFSTESAKVSAEMESMVKSAIKKSNLIELMRVKDKDSRVKIYVKSTKNKDFVSEVLMFVKDKNSNGNSPESVIVSLTGNIDINKMSKLAETFSKDGKKNK is encoded by the coding sequence ATGAAAAAAGTAATATTATTATTCGCATTCGTATTTATAGCTAATGTTAGTTTCGGACAATCAATGTTCGATAAATTAGAAGACCTAGATGAGGTATCATCAGTGGTAGTAAATAAAGATGCTTTTGAGATTTTATCTAAATTCAAAGTAGAGTCAGAAGATAACGAAGCAATGGAGGTTTTTAAAATGATTCAAGACTTACAAGAATTAAAAGTATTTTCAACTGAAAGCGCAAAAGTGTCTGCTGAAATGGAAAGCATGGTAAAGTCTGCCATTAAAAAAAGTAATTTAATAGAGTTAATGCGTGTAAAAGACAAAGATTCTCGTGTTAAAATCTATGTAAAGTCTACAAAAAACAAAGACTTTGTAAGCGAAGTATTAATGTTTGTAAAAGACAAAAATTCTAATGGTAACTCACCAGAATCTGTAATAGTTTCGTTAACTGGTAATATCGACATCAACAAAATGTCAAAATTAGCAGAGACGTTTTCTAAAGACGGAAAGAAGAACAAATAA
- a CDS encoding ABC transporter substrate-binding protein, translating into MTVSSFMPAVTQMIYDMGLQDYLNGITFECPEVALKEKEVAVRYKLEGKVLTSKEITAIFSKTKAEGKTLYYVDEPVLESIAPDIVFTQDVCDVCQIDTESVAKSAYKLPKVPKLISITPNSLEDVFDNALTIAKAMKQEAIGEAYVSGLKKRIYDIVDVQREHRIQSKSVMLLEWIDPLFNCGHWIPHQIGYAGGIDLLSHPSGDSIVISWDKIVKYDPEVLIIAPCGYGIERTLEDMKFLEEREEWTSLRAVKNKQVYIADFAMFTQSSAGTLVEGIECLAKMIHPAYYTLPENLQTKFANYHDLMVANL; encoded by the coding sequence ATGACAGTATCTTCTTTTATGCCAGCAGTAACTCAGATGATTTATGACATGGGGTTACAAGATTATTTAAACGGAATAACTTTTGAGTGCCCAGAAGTAGCTTTAAAAGAAAAAGAAGTAGCTGTTCGATATAAGTTAGAAGGAAAAGTGTTAACTAGTAAAGAAATAACGGCTATTTTTTCTAAAACCAAGGCAGAAGGAAAGACGTTGTATTATGTTGATGAACCTGTTTTAGAAAGCATAGCACCAGATATTGTTTTTACACAAGATGTATGTGATGTTTGCCAGATAGATACAGAATCTGTGGCAAAATCAGCTTACAAACTACCAAAGGTTCCTAAATTAATTTCTATTACTCCGAACTCTTTAGAAGATGTTTTTGATAATGCGTTAACCATTGCAAAAGCTATGAAGCAGGAAGCAATAGGAGAAGCGTATGTAAGTGGATTGAAAAAGCGTATTTATGATATTGTAGATGTGCAACGTGAACATAGAATCCAATCAAAAAGTGTGATGTTATTAGAGTGGATTGATCCGTTGTTTAATTGCGGACACTGGATTCCTCATCAAATAGGGTATGCAGGTGGTATTGATTTGTTATCGCATCCATCAGGAGATAGTATTGTAATTTCTTGGGATAAAATTGTAAAATACGATCCAGAGGTATTGATTATCGCTCCTTGCGGATACGGAATTGAGAGAACACTTGAAGACATGAAGTTTTTAGAAGAGAGAGAAGAATGGACGTCTTTAAGAGCGGTAAAAAATAAACAAGTATATATTGCCGACTTTGCCATGTTTACACAATCTTCTGCTGGTACTTTGGTGGAAGGAATTGAATGTTTGGCAAAAATGATTCATCCAGCTTATTATACCCTTCCAGAAAACTTACAAACAAAATTCGCAAATTATCATGATTTGATGGTTGCTAATTTATAA
- a CDS encoding ABC transporter substrate-binding protein — protein sequence MKRYLFILSLFVFFTQCKQKTKKTTEKKAVQSTVKYAKGFDIISENGVKKLVIKKAFQSSHEYFSYTLTDKTDLSKNEIKVPIEKMVVTSTTHIPMLELLNAENTIVGFPHTKYISSKRTRNRIDEGNIVELGLEQDMNTEKLIDIEPELVIGFALHPNTKLYQNIKKTGIPVIFNGDWLEETPLGRAEWIKFFGALYGKEKEADSIFNNIEAEYLKAKEIAKNSDKQPTILSGSMFKDVWNVPAGESFIATFYNDANLNYLWKDTKGTGSLPLSFESVLEKAQHADFWFNCGLYATKEQLTTANIHYKEFDAFTNNKIFSIGHNKGETGGLIYFELSPVRPDLVLKDLIKITHPNLLPKYELTFYKEVE from the coding sequence ATGAAACGTTATTTATTTATTCTTTCCTTATTTGTGTTCTTTACACAATGTAAACAAAAAACTAAAAAAACTACCGAAAAGAAAGCTGTACAAAGTACCGTAAAATACGCTAAGGGATTTGATATAATTTCTGAAAACGGAGTGAAAAAATTAGTGATTAAAAAGGCTTTTCAAAGCTCGCACGAATATTTTTCTTACACCCTTACTGATAAAACCGACCTTTCTAAAAATGAAATTAAAGTTCCTATTGAAAAAATGGTGGTTACCAGTACTACACATATTCCGATGTTGGAACTTTTGAATGCTGAAAACACTATTGTTGGTTTTCCGCACACCAAATATATTTCTTCAAAAAGGACAAGGAATAGAATTGACGAAGGTAACATTGTTGAATTAGGATTGGAACAAGACATGAACACTGAAAAATTGATTGATATTGAGCCTGAGTTAGTTATTGGTTTTGCTTTGCATCCAAATACTAAACTATACCAAAACATAAAGAAAACAGGAATTCCTGTCATTTTTAATGGCGATTGGCTGGAAGAAACTCCGTTAGGAAGAGCAGAATGGATTAAGTTTTTTGGGGCTTTATACGGAAAAGAAAAGGAAGCAGACAGTATTTTCAACAACATAGAAGCGGAATATCTAAAAGCTAAAGAAATTGCTAAAAACAGCGACAAACAGCCTACTATTTTATCTGGAAGCATGTTTAAAGATGTTTGGAATGTTCCTGCGGGTGAAAGTTTTATTGCGACGTTTTACAATGATGCCAACTTAAATTACTTATGGAAAGACACCAAAGGAACCGGTAGCTTACCTCTAAGTTTTGAAAGTGTATTGGAAAAAGCACAACACGCCGATTTTTGGTTTAACTGTGGCTTGTATGCTACCAAAGAACAGTTAACTACCGCAAATATTCATTACAAAGAGTTTGATGCGTTTACCAATAACAAGATATTTTCTATTGGACACAACAAAGGAGAAACTGGTGGTTTAATTTACTTTGAACTCTCTCCTGTACGCCCAGATTTAGTGTTAAAAGATTTGATAAAAATTACACACCCTAATTTGTTACCAAAATACGAATTGACTTTTTATAAGGAAGTGGAGTAA
- a CDS encoding alpha-ketoglutarate-dependent dioxygenase AlkB family protein, translating into MDLFSQFDDTPKNLLPKDGTVNYYGIVLPKEEADYYYEALLNSIEWRNDEAIIFGKRMVTKRKVAWYAEQPFEYSYSNITKTALPFTEELLELKELVEKETGETYNSCLLNLYHDGSEGMAWHSDGEKDLKKNGAIASLSFGAERRFGFKHKQSKETVYKVLEHGSLLVMKDETQTHWLHRLPPTKKVHRPRVNLTFRTIVR; encoded by the coding sequence GTGGATTTATTCTCACAATTTGACGATACTCCTAAAAACTTACTTCCGAAAGATGGAACAGTAAACTACTACGGTATTGTTCTACCAAAAGAGGAAGCAGATTATTATTACGAAGCTTTATTAAATTCTATTGAATGGCGTAATGACGAAGCTATTATTTTTGGAAAACGAATGGTAACCAAACGAAAAGTAGCTTGGTATGCCGAACAACCTTTTGAATATTCCTATTCAAACATTACCAAAACAGCCTTACCGTTTACGGAAGAATTGTTAGAGTTAAAAGAATTAGTGGAAAAGGAAACTGGAGAAACCTATAACTCTTGCTTATTGAATTTATACCACGATGGTTCTGAAGGAATGGCATGGCATAGTGATGGGGAAAAAGATTTAAAAAAGAACGGAGCGATTGCTTCGTTAAGTTTTGGAGCAGAAAGACGTTTTGGTTTTAAACACAAACAAAGCAAAGAGACGGTTTATAAAGTGTTAGAACATGGTTCGTTATTGGTAATGAAAGACGAAACCCAAACCCATTGGCTTCACCGGTTACCACCTACAAAAAAAGTCCACCGACCACGGGTAAATTTAACGTTTAGAACGATTGTGAGGTAG
- a CDS encoding DUF805 domain-containing protein has translation MNHLKENNESKRISRKTFALFFILSSLIEFIVFYFDNELYVKLFWSILLNLLIILSAWQRYQDMGIKGVNSLKLLIPLFNIYILSLLLFKKGDSKENSFGSPENFKI, from the coding sequence ATGAATCATTTAAAAGAAAATAACGAGAGTAAGAGAATTAGCAGAAAAACTTTTGCTTTATTTTTTATACTTTCAAGTTTAATTGAATTTATTGTATTTTATTTTGATAATGAATTATATGTGAAATTATTTTGGAGCATCCTTTTAAATTTACTGATAATTTTAAGTGCATGGCAACGTTATCAAGATATGGGAATTAAAGGTGTCAACTCTCTAAAACTGTTAATACCATTATTTAATATTTATATTTTATCTTTATTATTATTTAAAAAAGGAGACTCAAAAGAAAATAGTTTTGGCTCTCCTGAAAACTTTAAAATATAA
- the cobT gene encoding nicotinate-nucleotide--dimethylbenzimidazole phosphoribosyltransferase: protein MTTTITPLSRDLQNELQEEINFKTKPIGALGSLEKIAMQIGLIQNTTTPVLSKPTIMVFAGDHGIATTGKVSPYPQEVTQQMVFNFLQGGAAINVFCKQNNILLNIVDAGVNADFEAHPQLTNAKIAKGTQDYSTAKAMTSEQCQEALEKGRQLVRKVYSEGCNVIGFGEMGISNTSSAALLMSYFTNTPIENCVGRGTGVDDKGLQTKIETLRKVYNLHIDAISTPMEALTAFGGFEIVMMCGAMLEAASLKMTLLIDGFIVTAALLAAHAMESDILDYCIFCHNSGEQGHQKMLEFLNAEPLLNLGLRLGEGTGCAVAFPIIQSSVNFLNEMATFKSANVSEA, encoded by the coding sequence ATGACAACAACAATAACTCCCCTATCAAGAGATTTACAAAACGAACTTCAAGAAGAAATTAACTTCAAAACCAAACCTATTGGTGCTTTAGGAAGTTTAGAAAAGATCGCCATGCAAATTGGTTTAATTCAAAATACCACTACACCTGTACTCTCAAAACCTACAATTATGGTTTTTGCAGGAGATCATGGAATTGCTACTACGGGAAAAGTGAGTCCGTACCCTCAAGAAGTTACACAACAAATGGTGTTCAACTTTTTACAAGGAGGTGCTGCTATTAATGTGTTTTGTAAACAAAATAACATTCTTTTAAACATTGTAGATGCTGGTGTGAATGCTGATTTTGAAGCACATCCACAACTTACCAATGCCAAAATAGCTAAGGGTACGCAAGACTATAGCACTGCCAAAGCTATGACCTCTGAGCAATGCCAAGAAGCCTTGGAAAAAGGAAGACAGTTGGTAAGAAAAGTATATAGCGAAGGTTGTAATGTTATTGGTTTTGGTGAAATGGGTATTAGCAACACGTCTTCTGCAGCTTTGTTAATGAGTTATTTTACCAATACACCTATTGAAAACTGTGTAGGTAGAGGTACTGGAGTTGATGATAAAGGACTACAAACAAAAATCGAAACATTACGTAAAGTATACAACTTACATATTGATGCTATTTCAACACCTATGGAAGCCTTAACTGCTTTTGGCGGATTTGAAATTGTAATGATGTGTGGTGCTATGTTAGAAGCTGCTTCTTTAAAAATGACCTTGCTAATTGATGGTTTTATTGTGACTGCTGCCCTATTAGCCGCTCATGCTATGGAATCTGATATTCTAGACTATTGTATTTTCTGTCATAATTCAGGAGAGCAAGGACATCAAAAAATGTTAGAATTCTTAAATGCTGAACCACTTTTAAACTTAGGTTTACGTTTAGGTGAAGGAACAGGTTGTGCGGTTGCATTTCCTATTATTCAATCGAGTGTGAACTTTTTAAACGAAATGGCTACTTTTAAAAGTGCCAATGTTAGCGAAGCCTAG
- a CDS encoding DUF4252 domain-containing protein, producing the protein MKKLFIYSMLLVAFVTVSCKTESLQSYLVESQEKEGFITFDVPASVLQLSMDKASEEDKQAYESIKKINITGVPYKNLDEASYEAEKEKLKSILKKSSYKQLMKFKKDGANAAIYYTGDADAIDEIVAFGYGKEMGVGVARVLGENMNPGKILQMMQKAKMDAGNLDLKQFKMLFDEKHRSSEETE; encoded by the coding sequence ATGAAAAAACTATTTATATACTCAATGTTACTAGTAGCGTTTGTAACAGTTTCTTGTAAAACAGAATCTTTACAAAGCTATTTGGTAGAAAGCCAAGAAAAGGAAGGCTTTATTACGTTTGATGTACCAGCTAGTGTATTACAGTTAAGTATGGATAAGGCATCTGAAGAAGATAAGCAAGCGTATGAAAGTATTAAAAAAATAAACATAACAGGAGTTCCTTATAAGAACTTAGACGAAGCTAGTTATGAAGCAGAGAAAGAGAAGTTAAAATCAATCTTAAAAAAATCTAGCTATAAACAGTTAATGAAGTTTAAAAAAGATGGAGCCAATGCAGCGATTTACTACACAGGAGATGCTGATGCCATTGACGAAATCGTAGCTTTTGGTTATGGAAAAGAAATGGGAGTGGGAGTTGCTCGTGTTTTGGGAGAAAATATGAATCCAGGAAAAATTCTTCAAATGATGCAAAAAGCTAAAATGGATGCTGGAAATTTAGACTTAAAGCAATTCAAAATGCTTTTTGATGAAAAGCATCGTTCATCTGAAGAAACAGAATAA
- the cobC gene encoding alpha-ribazole phosphatase, producing MEVILVRHTTPDIAKGICYGQADIEVATTFEEEVSSILKKVPVNDADVTYYSSPLQRCKLLAEKLSSTVIFDNRLKELDFGDWELQKWNDIDKKELDIWMNDFVKTPAKNGESYIDLHNRTTNFLTELTTKNHQKVVLVTHAGVMRSLWAYMNKIPLEKSFELKLNYGDTLTFHL from the coding sequence ATGGAAGTTATTTTAGTACGACATACCACACCTGATATTGCCAAAGGTATATGCTATGGTCAGGCAGATATAGAGGTTGCGACTACTTTTGAGGAAGAAGTGAGTAGTATTCTAAAAAAAGTTCCTGTCAACGACGCTGATGTAACGTATTATAGCAGTCCCTTACAACGCTGTAAGCTTTTGGCTGAAAAACTTTCATCTACAGTAATTTTTGACAACCGATTGAAAGAACTTGATTTTGGTGATTGGGAGCTACAAAAATGGAACGATATTGATAAAAAAGAGCTCGATATTTGGATGAACGATTTTGTAAAAACTCCTGCTAAAAACGGAGAATCTTATATCGATTTACACAATAGAACTACCAATTTTTTAACCGAATTAACAACCAAAAATCATCAAAAAGTTGTGCTAGTTACCCATGCGGGAGTAATGAGAAGCCTTTGGGCTTATATGAATAAAATTCCGTTGGAAAAATCATTTGAATTAAAACTAAATTACGGAGATACACTAACCTTCCACCTATAA
- a CDS encoding bifunctional adenosylcobinamide kinase/adenosylcobinamide-phosphate guanylyltransferase — protein MIYYISGGERSGKSSYAQKLAESLSDTPIYLATSRIWDEDFKQRVDRHISDRDERWTTVEEEKWLSNVISEKQTVVVDCVTLWLTNFFVDTKYDIEKALEIAKEEINKLVEIDANIIIISNEIGMGLHANSESGRKFTQLQGWTNQYIAKLADKATFMVSGLPLTLK, from the coding sequence ATGATATATTATATCTCAGGAGGTGAACGCTCAGGTAAAAGCAGCTATGCTCAAAAGCTAGCAGAATCTTTATCTGACACCCCTATTTACCTAGCCACCTCTCGTATTTGGGATGAAGATTTCAAGCAACGAGTTGACAGACATATTTCTGATAGAGATGAACGTTGGACCACTGTTGAAGAAGAAAAATGGTTAAGTAACGTAATTTCTGAAAAACAAACGGTAGTTGTTGATTGTGTTACACTCTGGTTAACTAACTTCTTTGTGGATACAAAATATGATATTGAAAAGGCGCTAGAAATTGCTAAAGAAGAAATCAACAAGTTGGTTGAAATTGACGCCAATATTATCATCATTTCTAATGAAATTGGTATGGGATTACATGCCAATTCTGAATCTGGAAGAAAGTTTACACAACTACAAGGTTGGACGAACCAATACATAGCAAAATTGGCTGATAAAGCAACTTTTATGGTATCTGGTCTCCCTTTAACTTTAAAATAA
- a CDS encoding adenosylcobinamide-GDP ribazoletransferase — MIKRQIHYFLTAVLFFTRIPCPKWVDHSPEILNKSSRYFSLVGIVVGSIAALAYFAFSYIFPTDIAILISMISSIWITGAFHEDGFADVCDGFGGGWTKEKILTIMKDSRLGTFGVSGLVFILAIKFLALYHLQNLSVNLILVIISGHSISRFIATVLLYTHDYVRDIDSSKIKPTTKQMSSKSLLISAIFGVVPLFFFQNSTVFLVLLPLLLTYLYMGHFFKKWIGGQTGDCAGALQQVAEIVFYLSLLALWKLF; from the coding sequence ATGATAAAAAGACAAATCCATTATTTTTTAACAGCTGTATTGTTTTTTACACGAATTCCGTGTCCTAAATGGGTAGATCATTCTCCTGAAATACTCAACAAAAGCAGTCGTTATTTTTCTTTAGTAGGAATTGTAGTCGGAAGCATTGCAGCACTAGCCTATTTTGCTTTTTCTTATATTTTTCCTACGGATATTGCTATCCTAATTAGCATGATTAGTTCTATTTGGATTACAGGAGCTTTTCATGAAGATGGATTTGCCGATGTATGCGATGGTTTTGGCGGCGGATGGACCAAAGAAAAAATTTTAACCATTATGAAAGATTCCAGACTCGGAACTTTCGGAGTGAGTGGTTTGGTCTTTATCCTAGCTATAAAATTTTTAGCTCTATATCATTTACAAAACCTATCCGTTAATTTAATTCTAGTAATTATTTCAGGGCATAGTATTAGCCGATTTATCGCAACTGTATTGTTGTACACACATGACTATGTAAGAGATATTGACAGTTCTAAAATAAAACCAACCACCAAACAAATGAGTAGTAAATCGCTACTCATATCAGCTATTTTCGGAGTAGTTCCCTTATTTTTCTTTCAAAATTCAACGGTATTTTTAGTATTACTTCCCTTATTACTTACCTATTTGTATATGGGGCATTTCTTTAAAAAATGGATTGGTGGTCAAACAGGAGATTGCGCGGGTGCTTTACAACAAGTAGCTGAAATTGTTTTTTACTTAAGTTTACTTGCCTTATGGAAGTTATTTTAG